In a genomic window of Lycium ferocissimum isolate CSIRO_LF1 chromosome 9, AGI_CSIRO_Lferr_CH_V1, whole genome shotgun sequence:
- the LOC132031728 gene encoding uncharacterized protein LOC132031728, which produces MISWRKHSPLFLPRVCSCGDNGEMRLKYSELISHLLVAEQHNELLMKNYESRSTSITPFLEVNEANFHHSRRARGRGPRHGHSNGRGRNFSHDSCLAPNNTLHHQQYKKKDEKHEAVQKKDSENKCYRCGEKRHWSRTCCTPKHLVELYLASLKKAEKNAKANSISEANVELMHLDVVDFFELPERKIDHLIGDGSVII; this is translated from the coding sequence ATGATATCTTGGAGAAAACATTCTCCACTTTTCCTGCCTCGAGTATGCTCTTGCGGCGACAATGGTGAGATGAGGCTGAAATATTCTGAACTAATTTCACATCTTTTAGTGGCTGAACAACATAAtgaattattaatgaaaaattaTGAAAGCCGATCTACTAGTATTACCCCATTCCTTGAAGTGAATGAGGCAAATTTTCACCATTCTAGACGTGCAAGAGGTCGTGGCCCCAGACATGGTCATAGCAATGGTCGAGGAAGAAATTTTAGTCATGATTCTTGTCTTGCACCAAATAATACCCTTCACCACCAGCAGTATAAAAAGaaggatgaaaagcatgaagCTGTGCAAAAGAAAgattcagaaaataaatgctATCGATGTGGAGAAAAGAGGCACTGGTCACGTACCTGTTGTACGCCAAAGCATCTAGTTGAGCTTTATCTAGCCTCCCTAAAAAAGGCAGAAAAGAATGCCAAAGCAAATTCTATTTCTGAAGCTAATGTTGAGCTCATGCATCTAGATGTGGTAGATTTCTTTGAACTCCCTGAACGAAAAATAGATCATCTGATCGGTGATGGATCTGTAATAATTTAG